The Anaeromyxobacter sp. sequence TCCTGGCAGGTGGGGAAGGGCTCGCCCATGAGGACGCCGGTGGTGGAGAGGACCTCCCAGCTCTGCCCCTTCACCGCCAGGCGCGCCTGCACGTACTCGCGGGCGTCCTTCCAGGGGAAGTGGCTGGAGAGGCCCACCTTGGCGGCCAGCTCCTTCACGATCCACCAGCCGGGCTTGGAGTCGTAGAGCGGCGGCACCACCATCTGCCGCACCGCCAGGAAGGGCTGGCGCCAGGGGCCGTTCCAGGCGTCGTCGTCGCGCTCCAGGTAGGTGGCCTCGGGCAGGACCACGTCGGCGAAGCCGCAGATCTCGGCCGGGAGCACGTCGACCGCCACCAGCAGCTCCAGCTGCTGGATGGCCTCGATGAGCCGGGGCCGGTCGGGCATGGCCTGGATGAGGTTGCAGCCGTAGACCATCCAGGCCTTCAGGTCGTAGAGCGACTGGCCGGGCCGGGTGGCGTCGCACAGACCGCTGGCCAGCACCTCGGAGGCCAGCGGATACCGGCCGCCCTTTGGCTTGTCCACCTTGGGGCGGGTGGCCGGCGGCGGCAGGCCGCCGTGCGGGTAGCCGGCCAGCGGGAACTTGTCCTGCTTGACGTAGCCGCCGCGGCGGCCCCAGCTGCCCAGCAGGGCCACCAGGATGGCCATGGCCCGCTCGCGCTGGGTGTCGTCCCCGTACCAGACCGTGTGGCGCCCCGGGTGGATGAGCGAGGCGGGACGCGCCGCGCCGATGAGGCGGGCCGAGGCGCGGATCAGCCCGGGGTCGAGCCCGGTGATGGCCCCGGCCCACTCGGGCGTCGAGGTGGCCACGTGGGCCTTGAGCTCCTCGAGGCCGGTGGCGTGCTCCGCCAGGTAGGCGGCGTCGTAGAGCCCCTCCGCCAGCAGCACGTGGATCCAGGAGAGCAGCAGCGCGATGTCGGTGCCCGGCTTGATGGGCAGCCAGTAGCGCGCCTTGGAGGCGGCCACCGAGAAGCGCGGGTCCACCACCACCAGCTGGGCGCCGGCGCCCAGGGCGTCGGCCAGCTCCTGCACCTGGGTGTTGTGCATGTTCTCGCCCAGGTGGCTGCCGATGAGGGTGATGCACCGGGCGTTGGCCAGGTCCAGCGGCTCCGGCGAGCCGAGCGGCGTGCCGAAGGTGAGCTGGAAGGCCGCCTCGCGCGGCCCGCGGCACTGGGCGTAGGACGGCGCGCCGATGTTGGGCGAGCCCCAGGCCTTCATGAACTGCTTGAACCAGGCGCCGCCCGAGCCGTGCGTGAAGAGGGCCAGGGCCTCCGGCCCGTGGCGCTGCTTCACCCCCTCCAGCCCCTCGGCCACCTTGCCCAGGGCGGCGTCCCAGGAGACCTCCTCGAAGACGTCCTCGCCCCGCTTGGCGCGGCGCAGCAGCGGCCGCTGCAGCCGGTCGGGGTCGTAGAGCAGCCCGGTGCCGCCGGCGCCGCGCGGGCACAACATGCCGCGCGAGAGGGGGTGGGCCGGGTTGCCGGTGATCTTGGTGACCCGCCCGTCCTTGACGTGGGCCAGCACGCCGCAGCCCCAGAAGCAGAGCTCGCAGTAGGAGGCGACCACCTGGTCGCCGTCGGTGCGCGGGTCGGGGGTGGGGTCCCCGTCCAGCCCCCACCAGCGGGTGGGCAGGCCGGTGGCCAGCGCCGCGCCGCCCGCGCCGCCCGCCCCGATCTGGATGAACTGCCGCCGTGACAGCGCCATGGTGTGCTCCTCGACGGACTGCGGACGTGGCTCTCCCGGGACCAGGGTCCAGGGAGGACGCCGGACGGTCAGCCGCTCAGCGGCTGCACTTCTCCATGCAGGTGACCAGCCCCTCCAGGTTCCGCTCCACCAGCCGGTAGGTGGCGCCGCCACCCTCCCGGTCGGCCGCCACCAGCCCGTGGCCCCGCAGGATGCGCAGCTGCTGCGACACGATGGCCTGGCTGGCGCCCAGCCGCTCGGCCATCGCCCCCACCCGCTCGTCCCCCTCCACCAGCAGCGCGATGATGCGCAGCCGGAGCGGGTGGGCCACCGCCTTCAGCACCTCGGCGAGGTGCACGGCGCGCGACGGGTCGGTGGCGATGGGCGGCCGCGCCAGGGAGGCGACGCGGGCGCGGGCCGGCTTCATGGCGGTGGGATCCACGGCAGGGGCTGGGAACCCGTCGCGGCTAGCAGCCGCCCGGCTTCTTGAAGTAGGTCGAGACGTTCTTGCCGCCCTTGACCACGTACTTGGCCTTGATCTCGTCCCCCACGCCGATGCGCTTGTCGGCGAACTTGTCGAGGGTGATCTTGTCCTCGACGGTGAGGACCACGCTCTTGCCGGCGTCGTCCTGCAGGGTGACGGCGGCGGTGGCGCCGGCCTGCTCGATCTTGGCCACCTTGCCGAGGAACTTCTCGTCGGCCAGGGCCGGGGCGGCGGTGAGGGCGAGCAGGGCGGCGGCGGCGACGAGTGCGGCGGCGAGACGCTTGAACATGGGTGGCTCCGGTGGGCGAGGCTCAGGCCTGCGGGGGGGAGGCGGCGGCCCTGGCGGCCGCCGACCGGTTGACGAGCGCCTCGATCCTGGCGGCGCCCTTGAAGGTGAAGTACGCGACCACGGCCGCCAGCAGCGCCAGCACCAGCGGCGGCACGCGCAGCAGGGTGTAGAGGAAGACCCCGCCCAGCTTGCCGCTGTCGTGGAAGGCGCCCAGCGCCGGCTGGACCTCGGCGTACAGCACCGTGCCGAGGACCACGCCGAGCACGGTGAAGGCGCCGTCGAGCTTGCCGGAGGCGGCCGCCACCACCGAGGTGCCGGGGCAGTAGCCGGAGGTGACGAAGCCGGCGCCCACCAGCAGGCCCCCCACGATCATGGGCCAGAGGTAGGTGGGGTAGTTGATGGTCACGGCCCGGAGATCGAGCAGGCCCACCGCGGCCAGCAGCGAGGTGCCGATGGCCGCCGTCACCACCGCGGTGAACATGGTGCGGTAGACCGTCATCTTGGTGCCGTAGAACTGGGCCACCAGGATCTGGGCGCGGCCGAAGCCGGCCCGCTCCAGCACGAAGCCGAAGGCCACGCCGATGACCAGCGCCCCGGCCAGCGACAGGGGGGTGAGGGCCTCCTGGGCCAGCGCATCAGTCGGGAAGATCATCGCCACTGCCTCCGCACGAAGTAGGCCACGCCGTAGCCGCCGCCGAAGAAGCACATGAAGAAGATCCAGGCGCCCGCCGAGAAGAGCGCGCCGCCCGAGAGCGCCTGGCCCGAGGCGCAGCCGCGCGCCATCTGGGCGCCGACGCCCATCAGCGCGCCGCCTCCCACCGCCAGGGCCAGCCGCGGCGCCTCGCCGAAGGTCGGCCCCCGCAGGGTCTCGCGGCCGAAGCGGCCGCTGGTGTAGGCCCCCAGGAAGCCGCCCAGGATCACGCCCAGCGTCTGGAAGACCAGCCAGTACTTGAGCGGCGGGCCGTCCTCGATGGCGCTGGCCATCAGCGGCACCTCCTCCACGTGGGCCGGGGCCGCCGCTTGCACGGCCGCCACGCCCACCCGGAAGCTGGCGCCCGAGGCGCCCAGCCCCTTGCCGGTGAGGAGGAAGGTGGCCAGCAGCACCAGCCCCAGGGCCACGCCGGCCAGGTAGGGGTTCCAGAACGTGTCGGGGTTCTTCTCCATCCGGTGTTCCTCCCGGGGCGCCCACCACCTCGGCGCCCGCCCGCCAGCTGATGCGTCTACATAGCAGTATCGCTACGTCGCGATGTCTGAGTGCAAGGCCCTTGCCGGGGAGGCCCCGTCCAGGTGCGCGATCCGACTGGTGTGGGCCCGGCGCACACGTGGCGAGAAGCCCCAGCCCTGCGCGAGTTCCCCCAGGTGGCAGACCAGGCGACAGGTAGGACCTCAAACGAACCGACCCCGACCGCGCCCAGGCCGGCCCCCCTACTCCAGCCCCAGGGCCCGCATGCGCCGCCACAGGGTGCTGCGGCTCATCCCCAGCGAGCGGGCCGTGTCGAGCCGGTTCCAGCGGTGGGCCTCGAGGGCGCGGGTCAGCGACTCGCGCCCGGCCTGGTCCGGCGACCCCTCGCCCCCCCGGGCCGGCTCGGCGCGGCGGGCGGGCCTGGCCGCCGGCTCCACCTCGGCGGCGCGGCCCCCGGCCCCCTCCTGGATCTCGGGCGGGAGGTCCTCGGGCTGCAGCGTCTGGCCGCGGCAGACCGTGGCGGCGAACTCCAGGGCGTTCTCCAGCTCGCGCACGTTGCCCGGCCAGTCGTGCGAGAGGAGCACCCGCACCGCGTCGGGGGAGAGCTGCAGGGCCCGGCCGGCCCGCGCCCCGGCCCTGGACAGCAGCAGCCGCGCGATGGGCTCGATGTCCTCGCGCCGGGCCCGGAGCGGCGGCACCTCGATGGGGAAGACGCGCAGCCGGTAGTAGAGGTCCTCGCGGAAGGTCCCCTCCTGCACGGCGCGCCGCAGGTTGCGGTTGGTGGCGGCGATGATGCGGGCGTTGGTGCGGCGGGTCACGCTGTCGCCCACCCGCTCGTAGGCGTGCTCCTGCAGCACCCGCAGCAGCTTCACCTGGAGGTGGAGCGGCACGTCGCCCACCTCGTCGAGGAAGAGCGTCCCGTCGTCGGCCGCCTCGAAGCGGCCCACCCGGTCCCGCACCGCGCCGGTGAAGGCGCCGCGCACGTGGCCGAAGAGCTCGCTCTCCAGCAGGTCCCCCGGCAGCGCCGCGGCGTTGAAGGCCACGAAGGGCCCGCTCTTGCGCGGGGAGTGGGCGTGGATGATGCGGGCCATGACCTCCTTGCCGGTGCCGCTGTCGCCGGTGATGAGGACCGTGGCCTCGCTCTGCTGCAGGGTGTCGATGAGCCGGAAGACGTGGGACATGGCCTTGGAGCGGGCGATGAGCCCGAAGCCGGCGATGGGGCCGCTGGCCTCCACGGTGGACTCGTCGGCCGGCCGCAGCACCACCAGGTAGCGGGCGGCCGGGTCGCACACCCCGTGGCGGTCGGGCAGGAGCGGCGCGGCCGAGACCGACATGAGCCGGCTGGCCCCCCCGTCGCCCTTGAGCACGGCCCGCCAGCCCTCGCGCTTCTCCCCGGCCTGCAGGGCGGCGCGCAGGGGGGCGCCGGGACCGAAGAGCTCGGTGCCGAGCAGCTCCTCCACCGGGGCGCCGCGGGCCCGGGCCGCCGCCGCCGGGCCGAGCAGGGTGTCGAGGAGCTCCGAGGCGTAGCGGACCCGGAAGTCCCCGTCGAGCGCCATGCAGACGCGCCCGAGGGAGCCAAAGGCGGTGTTCACCGCCGAGAAGGCGATCTCGTGGTCGATGCCCGGCACGAGGCAGGTCAGCGGCTGTCCCTGGAGTACGGTGGTCACGTGTCACCTCGACTTGAGTCGAATCGTCTCGCGTTGCGCGACGCCACGTCGCATTCATGGGACATCATGCCCACAAGCATCTGGACTTTCAAGACTTCGCTCCTGGGCACGGTCCACGCATTGTTCTGCTAGCGAGAAACGAGCCGCCTGGCCGAACCGACGGCCGCCGGCCGAAGACAAGAAGTCCGGTGGGTTGAATGACCCACCAGCAGGCGCGAACCCACCCGGGCTGAAACGTCTCTAGCCAGTCCACTGAGACGAGAGGGCGACATGGCTGACGGGCAGACCTCACCGATGAAGAGTCCCTGGTTCCTGGGCGCGGC is a genomic window containing:
- a CDS encoding sigma-54-dependent Fis family transcriptional regulator; the encoded protein is MALDGDFRVRYASELLDTLLGPAAAARARGAPVEELLGTELFGPGAPLRAALQAGEKREGWRAVLKGDGGASRLMSVSAAPLLPDRHGVCDPAARYLVVLRPADESTVEASGPIAGFGLIARSKAMSHVFRLIDTLQQSEATVLITGDSGTGKEVMARIIHAHSPRKSGPFVAFNAAALPGDLLESELFGHVRGAFTGAVRDRVGRFEAADDGTLFLDEVGDVPLHLQVKLLRVLQEHAYERVGDSVTRRTNARIIAATNRNLRRAVQEGTFREDLYYRLRVFPIEVPPLRARREDIEPIARLLLSRAGARAGRALQLSPDAVRVLLSHDWPGNVRELENALEFAATVCRGQTLQPEDLPPEIQEGAGGRAAEVEPAARPARRAEPARGGEGSPDQAGRESLTRALEAHRWNRLDTARSLGMSRSTLWRRMRALGLE
- a CDS encoding molybdopterin-dependent oxidoreductase, translating into MALSRRQFIQIGAGGAGGAALATGLPTRWWGLDGDPTPDPRTDGDQVVASYCELCFWGCGVLAHVKDGRVTKITGNPAHPLSRGMLCPRGAGGTGLLYDPDRLQRPLLRRAKRGEDVFEEVSWDAALGKVAEGLEGVKQRHGPEALALFTHGSGGAWFKQFMKAWGSPNIGAPSYAQCRGPREAAFQLTFGTPLGSPEPLDLANARCITLIGSHLGENMHNTQVQELADALGAGAQLVVVDPRFSVAASKARYWLPIKPGTDIALLLSWIHVLLAEGLYDAAYLAEHATGLEELKAHVATSTPEWAGAITGLDPGLIRASARLIGAARPASLIHPGRHTVWYGDDTQRERAMAILVALLGSWGRRGGYVKQDKFPLAGYPHGGLPPPATRPKVDKPKGGRYPLASEVLASGLCDATRPGQSLYDLKAWMVYGCNLIQAMPDRPRLIEAIQQLELLVAVDVLPAEICGFADVVLPEATYLERDDDAWNGPWRQPFLAVRQMVVPPLYDSKPGWWIVKELAAKVGLSSHFPWKDAREYVQARLAVKGQSWEVLSTTGVLMGEPFPTCQEDGAELTLETESGKIELYSQELADLDFDPLPVFRPQEEAPPDHFRLLSGRAPLHTFGRTVNNRLLAEPYPENEVWLNADAAARLPGFERRPLEQGEKVVLVNQDGVRSTPVKVKLTQRIRTDCVFMVHGWGQTAAKQRYAFGRGASDALLTTRYKLDPIMGGTGMNVNFVRFERAPEVA
- a CDS encoding YeeE/YedE family protein, with protein sequence MEKNPDTFWNPYLAGVALGLVLLATFLLTGKGLGASGASFRVGVAAVQAAAPAHVEEVPLMASAIEDGPPLKYWLVFQTLGVILGGFLGAYTSGRFGRETLRGPTFGEAPRLALAVGGGALMGVGAQMARGCASGQALSGGALFSAGAWIFFMCFFGGGYGVAYFVRRQWR
- a CDS encoding winged helix-turn-helix transcriptional regulator, whose product is MKPARARVASLARPPIATDPSRAVHLAEVLKAVAHPLRLRIIALLVEGDERVGAMAERLGASQAIVSQQLRILRGHGLVAADREGGGATYRLVERNLEGLVTCMEKCSR
- a CDS encoding YeeE/YedE family protein, translating into MIFPTDALAQEALTPLSLAGALVIGVAFGFVLERAGFGRAQILVAQFYGTKMTVYRTMFTAVVTAAIGTSLLAAVGLLDLRAVTINYPTYLWPMIVGGLLVGAGFVTSGYCPGTSVVAAASGKLDGAFTVLGVVLGTVLYAEVQPALGAFHDSGKLGGVFLYTLLRVPPLVLALLAAVVAYFTFKGAARIEALVNRSAAARAAASPPQA